In the genome of Carnobacterium viridans, one region contains:
- a CDS encoding glycoside hydrolase family 1 protein: MKNSNGFPEGFLWGGATAANQFEGAYNEGGKGLSTADMVKFIPKEERGEGFSLDVSGKEIEAILAGKVDAVFPKRFGVDFYHHYKKDIALLAEMGFKVFRLSINWARIFPNGDDIEPNEEGLAFYDRVFDECLKYGIEPLVTLSHYEIPLNLTLKYNGWADRQVIDLFVKYAETVFTRYQNKVKYWLTFNEINIITLSPYTGGGVLVDDAENPLELSYQAGHHQFVASALATKIGHEINPEFKIGCMLARMTTYPETNNPKDIIKAQEENQLNLFFTDVQARGKYPAYMDRYFLENDINIHKERGDDEILKAYPVDFISFSYYMSNTTSSKPSEDQVSGNFMGGIKNTYLETSDWGWQIDPIGLRWTLKDFYDRYQLPLFIVENGLGAYDKVEEDGSIHDDYRINYLQKHIEQMKEAVLDGVDLMGYTSWGAIDLVSASTSEMSKRYGYVYVDQDDEGNGTLNRSRKDSFFWYKKVIETNGMDLSK, encoded by the coding sequence GGTTTTCCAGAAGGATTTTTATGGGGAGGCGCAACTGCAGCCAATCAATTTGAGGGTGCATATAATGAGGGAGGAAAAGGCCTCTCTACAGCCGACATGGTAAAATTTATACCTAAAGAAGAACGAGGAGAAGGGTTTTCATTAGACGTTTCAGGTAAAGAAATTGAAGCAATTTTAGCAGGAAAAGTAGATGCTGTTTTCCCGAAACGTTTTGGGGTTGATTTTTATCATCATTATAAAAAAGACATCGCTTTGTTAGCAGAAATGGGTTTTAAAGTATTCCGTTTATCGATTAACTGGGCACGTATTTTTCCAAATGGGGATGATATAGAACCAAATGAGGAAGGACTTGCTTTTTACGATAGGGTATTTGACGAATGTCTAAAATATGGCATTGAGCCTTTGGTAACTCTGTCTCATTATGAAATACCTTTGAACTTAACCTTGAAGTATAATGGATGGGCGGATCGCCAAGTCATTGACCTCTTTGTTAAGTATGCTGAGACTGTCTTCACACGTTATCAAAATAAAGTGAAATACTGGCTTACATTTAATGAAATCAACATTATTACATTAAGTCCATATACAGGCGGTGGAGTACTAGTAGATGACGCAGAAAATCCATTGGAGTTGTCTTATCAAGCTGGACATCATCAATTTGTAGCTAGCGCATTAGCTACAAAAATTGGACATGAAATTAATCCTGAATTTAAAATAGGATGTATGCTGGCGCGCATGACAACTTACCCTGAAACTAATAACCCGAAGGATATAATAAAAGCGCAAGAGGAAAATCAATTGAACTTGTTCTTTACAGACGTTCAAGCACGTGGAAAGTATCCTGCTTATATGGATCGTTATTTCCTTGAAAATGATATTAACATCCATAAAGAACGTGGCGATGATGAAATCTTGAAAGCCTATCCTGTTGATTTTATTTCCTTCAGTTATTATATGTCCAATACAACTAGCTCGAAACCATCTGAAGATCAAGTTAGCGGAAACTTTATGGGAGGAATAAAAAATACCTATTTAGAAACATCTGATTGGGGCTGGCAAATTGATCCAATTGGATTAAGATGGACCTTGAAAGATTTTTATGATCGTTATCAATTGCCGTTGTTTATTGTTGAAAATGGATTAGGGGCTTATGATAAAGTAGAAGAAGATGGCAGTATTCATGATGATTACCGAATTAATTATCTGCAAAAGCATATTGAACAAATGAAGGAAGCGGTACTAGATGGTGTGGATCTAATGGGTTACACGAGTTGGGGAGCGATTGATTTAGTTAGTGCATCTACTTCTGAAATGTCTAAGCGATATGGCTACGTCTATGTTGATCAAGATGATGAAGGTAACGGAACGTTAAATCGCTCAAGAAAAGATTCATTCTTCTGGTATAAAAAAGTTATTGAGACGAATGGAATGGATTTAAGTAAATAA
- a CDS encoding glycoside hydrolase family 1 protein yields the protein MTLTVEQFPKDFLWGGAVAANQLEGAYNEDGKGWSVQDVTPHGGFGPITKEPTEDNMKLVGIDFYHRYKEDIKLFAEMGFKTFRTSIAWSRIFPNGDETEPNEAGLKFYDDLFDELLKYNIEPLVTLSHYETPLHLAKEYDGWVNRKMIGFYENYVRTVFTRYKGKVKYWLTFNEINSIIHAPFMSGGIATAPENLTQKDLYQAVHHELVASALATKIGHELMPEAQIGCMVLAMPTYPLTPNPDDVIAAMEAERKNYFFSDVHVRGVYPGYMKRFFRENAIELDFGPEDEELLKNTVDFISFSYYMSSTETADESKRVAGEGNILGGIPNPYLEASEWGWQIDPKGLRIVLNDFWDRYQKPLFIVENGLGANDKLITDEYGNKTVNDDYRIDYLNDHLVQVGEALKDGVEVMGYTTWGCIDLVSASTAELKKRYGFIYVDRYDDGTGTLERYKKKSFSWYKEVIETNGTSLIEK from the coding sequence ATGACTTTGACAGTAGAACAATTTCCAAAAGATTTTTTGTGGGGCGGAGCAGTAGCTGCGAACCAATTAGAAGGCGCTTATAACGAAGACGGAAAAGGGTGGTCTGTCCAAGATGTGACACCACATGGTGGATTTGGCCCAATTACAAAAGAACCTACAGAAGATAATATGAAACTTGTAGGAATTGATTTTTACCATCGCTACAAAGAGGATATTAAATTATTTGCAGAAATGGGATTTAAAACTTTCCGTACGTCAATTGCTTGGTCACGCATCTTTCCTAATGGAGACGAAACCGAACCAAATGAAGCTGGATTAAAATTTTATGATGATTTATTTGATGAACTTCTTAAATACAATATCGAACCATTAGTAACACTATCTCACTATGAAACACCATTACATTTAGCCAAAGAATACGACGGCTGGGTTAATCGCAAAATGATCGGGTTTTACGAAAATTACGTGCGGACTGTCTTTACACGCTACAAAGGGAAAGTGAAATACTGGTTGACTTTTAACGAGATTAATTCAATTATACATGCACCATTTATGAGTGGTGGAATTGCTACTGCACCAGAAAATCTGACACAAAAAGATTTGTATCAAGCGGTTCATCACGAGTTAGTAGCGAGTGCGTTGGCTACTAAAATTGGACATGAATTAATGCCGGAAGCACAAATTGGATGTATGGTTTTAGCTATGCCGACATACCCATTAACTCCAAATCCAGATGATGTTATTGCTGCTATGGAAGCAGAACGTAAAAATTATTTCTTCTCTGATGTACACGTTCGAGGAGTTTATCCAGGGTATATGAAACGATTCTTCCGTGAAAATGCTATTGAATTAGATTTTGGTCCAGAAGATGAAGAACTATTAAAAAATACGGTTGATTTTATCTCGTTCAGTTATTACATGAGTTCTACTGAAACAGCTGACGAAAGCAAACGAGTAGCAGGTGAAGGCAATATTTTAGGTGGGATACCTAATCCATACTTAGAAGCATCTGAGTGGGGATGGCAAATTGACCCTAAAGGTTTGCGTATTGTTTTGAATGACTTCTGGGATCGTTACCAAAAACCCTTATTTATCGTTGAAAATGGATTGGGAGCTAATGATAAGCTAATTACAGATGAATATGGAAATAAAACAGTTAACGATGATTATCGAATTGATTATTTGAATGATCATTTAGTCCAAGTTGGAGAAGCTCTGAAAGATGGGGTCGAAGTTATGGGTTACACAACGTGGGGATGTATTGACTTAGTCAGTGCTTCTACAGCTGAATTAAAAAAACGTTACGGTTTTATTTACGTTGATCGGTATGATGATGGAACAGGTACATTGGAACGTTATAAAAAGAAAAGCTTTTCATGGTATAAGGAAGTTATTGAAACAAATGGAACAAGTCTTATTGAAAAATAA
- a CDS encoding DUF1827 family protein — protein sequence MKLIDVTNNHSELVIEQLENTNANFIKVFSLGPTTVICSGSSMSKDVILLNESRAIKNSEINFVLKNILDTTIDNVEFIYAPNIVELSIPVED from the coding sequence ATGAAATTAATAGATGTTACTAATAATCATTCGGAACTTGTAATAGAACAATTGGAAAATACTAATGCCAATTTTATAAAAGTTTTCTCTTTAGGTCCAACTACCGTGATTTGTTCAGGATCTTCAATGAGTAAGGATGTCATTTTATTAAATGAAAGTCGCGCTATAAAAAATTCTGAAATTAACTTTGTATTAAAAAACATACTTGATACAACTATTGATAACGTTGAATTTATCTATGCTCCTAATATTGTCGAATTATCCATTCCTGTTGAAGATTGA
- a CDS encoding CtsR family transcriptional regulator, producing the protein MHNQNMSDIIEAYLKKVLGQDEQVEIRRSEMADRFNCVPSQINYVINTRFTVQQGYLVESKRGGGGYIRIIKVKLLDEAEMLDMMIDIIGKKISQKNAYSIIERLFESEMLIKREANIMLAVMEKSLLNSSGADENELRARLLIAFLNNLKYE; encoded by the coding sequence ATGCACAATCAAAACATGTCGGATATCATTGAAGCTTATTTAAAAAAAGTTTTAGGCCAAGATGAACAAGTCGAAATTAGGCGGAGTGAAATGGCAGATCGCTTTAATTGTGTTCCTTCTCAAATAAATTATGTGATAAATACTCGCTTTACGGTACAACAAGGCTATTTAGTTGAAAGTAAACGTGGTGGCGGCGGGTATATAAGAATCATTAAAGTGAAATTGTTAGATGAAGCTGAAATGCTGGATATGATGATCGATATTATTGGAAAAAAAATTTCTCAAAAGAATGCATATTCTATTATAGAAAGATTATTTGAATCTGAAATGTTGATTAAGCGAGAGGCAAATATCATGTTAGCAGTAATGGAAAAGTCACTCCTGAATTCTAGCGGAGCAGATGAAAATGAATTAAGAGCTAGATTACTAATAGCTTTTTTAAACAATTTAAAATATGAGTAA
- a CDS encoding ATP-dependent Clp protease ATP-binding subunit, producing the protein MDELFSEKARMVLIMAQEEAKGFRHHSVGTEHILLGLIMEQNGIAGKTLRQFSVTEMDIREEIEHFTGYGTMKYLSKNAILPYSPRAKQAITFATDEARRMGSDLVGTEHLLLGLLREEDILSSKILNNLDINLNKARQIVLKKIGLSDVTNGKGRKAKPTAKQVAGTPTLDSLARDLTAVAREGKLDPVVGRHKEIQRIIQVLSRRTKNNPVLVGEPGVGKTAIAEGLAQKIIDGEVPAALANKRLMMLDMGSLVAGTKYRGEFEERMKKVIDEIYQDGEVVLFIDELHTLIGAGGAEGAIDASNILKPALARGELQTIGATTLDEYQKYIEKDAALERRFAPIHVDAPSEEEAEEILLGLRSRYEEHHGVEITDEAVHAAVKYSSRYITSRQLPDKAIDLIDESASKVRLDVSSKPSPVAAAVTDLEALIQEKEEAIQLQDFEKAAKIRSKEMKQRKKIESFIQKQEGKAASNSLQVTERDIAEVVALWTGIPIHQMEQKESDRLMNLEKVLHKRVIGQEQAVGSVSRAIRRSRSGLKDPNRPIGSFMFLGPTGVGKTELAKALAEAMFGNEEALVRVDMSEFMEKYSTSRLIGSPPGYVGYDEGGQLTEKIRQKPYSVILFDEVEKAHPDVFNILLQVLDDGHLTDAKGRKVDFKNTVMIMTSNLGATALRDEKAVGFGTASNKKDHSAMEKRIMEELKKTFKPEFINRIDDSIVFHSLEKEDLTQIVKLMAHTIIKRLKDMDIEVKITQAAIDVIAKAGYDPEYGARPIRRALQKEVEDRLSEELLSGRVKIGDQVTIGASKGTIRITVKDPKKANEKLLATSENV; encoded by the coding sequence ATGGATGAATTATTTTCTGAAAAAGCAAGAATGGTTTTAATCATGGCGCAAGAAGAAGCAAAAGGATTTCGTCACCATTCTGTAGGAACTGAGCACATTCTTTTAGGATTGATTATGGAGCAAAATGGTATCGCAGGAAAAACGTTGAGACAATTTTCTGTTACTGAAATGGATATTCGTGAAGAAATTGAACACTTTACTGGTTATGGAACGATGAAGTATCTTTCTAAAAATGCGATTCTTCCTTATTCGCCAAGAGCCAAACAAGCTATTACGTTTGCAACAGATGAAGCAAGGCGTATGGGCTCAGACCTTGTTGGCACAGAACATTTATTGTTAGGATTATTGCGTGAAGAAGATATTTTATCCTCTAAGATTTTAAACAACTTAGACATTAATCTAAATAAAGCTCGTCAAATCGTATTGAAAAAAATCGGTTTGAGTGATGTAACAAATGGTAAAGGAAGAAAAGCCAAGCCAACTGCTAAACAAGTCGCCGGTACACCTACTTTGGACTCACTAGCTCGTGATCTAACAGCAGTCGCAAGAGAAGGGAAGCTGGATCCAGTTGTTGGTCGTCACAAGGAAATCCAACGTATTATCCAAGTTTTAAGCCGCCGAACAAAAAACAATCCTGTTTTAGTTGGGGAACCGGGTGTTGGTAAAACAGCGATTGCAGAAGGTTTAGCGCAAAAGATTATTGATGGAGAAGTTCCCGCTGCATTAGCCAATAAGCGGTTAATGATGTTAGATATGGGTTCATTGGTAGCAGGCACAAAATATCGTGGTGAGTTTGAAGAACGAATGAAAAAAGTGATTGATGAGATTTATCAAGATGGCGAAGTTGTCTTATTTATAGATGAGTTGCATACTTTAATTGGTGCTGGTGGAGCAGAAGGTGCAATCGATGCATCTAATATTTTGAAACCTGCATTAGCTCGTGGCGAGTTGCAAACGATTGGGGCAACAACTTTAGATGAATACCAAAAGTATATTGAAAAAGATGCAGCTCTAGAAAGACGGTTTGCACCCATTCATGTGGATGCTCCTTCAGAAGAAGAAGCTGAAGAGATATTGTTAGGCTTACGTTCTCGTTATGAAGAACATCATGGCGTTGAAATTACAGATGAGGCAGTACATGCTGCTGTTAAGTACTCATCGCGTTATATTACATCAAGACAACTACCAGATAAAGCCATTGATTTGATAGATGAATCAGCTTCGAAAGTACGATTAGATGTATCGAGTAAACCTTCGCCAGTTGCAGCTGCAGTTACAGATTTAGAAGCTTTAATACAAGAAAAAGAAGAAGCTATTCAATTACAAGATTTTGAAAAAGCAGCAAAAATTCGTTCAAAAGAAATGAAGCAGCGTAAAAAGATTGAAAGTTTCATTCAAAAACAAGAAGGAAAAGCTGCTTCAAATTCTTTACAAGTAACGGAAAGAGATATTGCGGAAGTTGTCGCTTTATGGACAGGTATTCCAATTCATCAAATGGAACAAAAAGAATCAGACCGTTTGATGAATTTAGAAAAAGTGTTGCATAAACGTGTAATTGGACAAGAGCAAGCTGTGGGTTCAGTTTCTAGAGCGATTAGACGATCTAGAAGTGGTTTGAAAGATCCAAACCGTCCTATTGGGTCATTTATGTTCTTAGGACCTACAGGTGTCGGTAAAACAGAATTGGCTAAGGCACTTGCGGAAGCTATGTTTGGAAATGAAGAAGCTCTAGTTCGAGTAGATATGTCTGAGTTTATGGAAAAATATAGTACGAGTCGTTTAATTGGTTCACCTCCCGGATATGTAGGTTATGATGAAGGTGGTCAATTAACTGAGAAAATTCGTCAAAAACCTTATTCCGTTATTCTATTTGATGAAGTTGAAAAAGCTCATCCGGATGTATTTAATATTCTATTACAAGTCTTGGATGATGGTCATTTAACAGATGCTAAAGGACGAAAAGTTGATTTCAAAAATACGGTAATGATTATGACATCTAATTTAGGCGCAACAGCATTAAGAGATGAAAAAGCTGTTGGGTTTGGTACAGCAAGCAATAAAAAAGACCATTCAGCTATGGAAAAACGAATCATGGAAGAATTGAAAAAAACGTTTAAACCTGAGTTTATCAATCGGATTGATGATTCGATTGTTTTCCATTCTCTAGAAAAAGAAGATTTAACTCAAATTGTTAAATTAATGGCACATACCATTATTAAACGATTGAAAGATATGGATATTGAAGTCAAAATCACTCAAGCGGCTATTGATGTGATTGCTAAAGCTGGGTATGATCCTGAGTATGGAGCACGTCCAATTCGTCGTGCACTTCAGAAAGAAGTAGAAGATCGATTGAGTGAAGAGTTATTGAGCGGCCGAGTTAAAATTGGTGATCAAGTCACAATAGGTGCTTCAAAAGGAACGATTCGGATTACAGTAAAAGATCCAAAAAAAGCAAACGAAAAATTGTTGGCTACCAGTGAGAACGTATAA
- a CDS encoding helix-turn-helix domain-containing protein, translated as MNFNQFKSIYPSAFLTDDTKNDPNYLTFPYDNQWIHFDKKQLTSSEIKLLYLVFNKTVSNENTGNPQSKWSDFLLDDQLHLPVETGVYRIIQFDINKKDTRFDKKLWLSSFKSFFKDVQEAFFINDHYGLLIHRYSDYSITQDETIGILQTLDDDFSTKTSGYIGQHWPISIDFKRFFKEEQAIFFNQLKGNKQIFSLPDVALSYYASDALSKSSIIQHLKKDLISHPETKELITAIWLNQGNISLAAKYLFIHRNTLQYRLDRFYEESGFSLKNRNDLLLCYLLTI; from the coding sequence ATGAATTTTAATCAGTTTAAATCTATTTACCCGTCTGCCTTTTTAACCGATGACACAAAAAATGATCCGAATTATTTAACGTTTCCTTACGATAATCAATGGATTCACTTTGATAAAAAACAATTAACCTCTTCAGAAATAAAATTACTTTACCTTGTCTTTAACAAAACGGTTTCTAACGAAAATACAGGTAATCCGCAATCAAAATGGTCGGACTTTTTATTAGATGATCAGCTGCACTTGCCTGTCGAAACCGGAGTTTATCGAATTATTCAATTTGATATTAATAAAAAAGATACACGATTTGATAAGAAACTATGGCTAAGTTCTTTTAAAAGCTTTTTTAAAGATGTACAAGAGGCTTTTTTTATTAATGATCACTACGGGCTATTGATCCACCGTTATTCAGATTATTCAATCACCCAAGACGAAACAATTGGGATTTTACAAACCTTAGATGATGATTTTTCTACTAAAACTAGTGGCTATATCGGGCAACATTGGCCCATTTCTATAGACTTCAAACGTTTTTTTAAAGAAGAACAAGCGATATTTTTTAATCAACTGAAAGGAAACAAACAAATCTTTTCATTACCTGATGTTGCTCTTAGTTATTATGCTTCAGATGCTCTCTCAAAAAGTTCTATTATCCAACACTTAAAAAAAGACCTGATCTCACATCCAGAGACTAAAGAATTGATCACCGCCATATGGTTAAACCAAGGAAATATTAGCTTGGCAGCAAAATATCTTTTTATCCATCGAAATACTTTGCAATACCGGTTAGATCGTTTCTATGAAGAATCCGGTTTTTCATTAAAAAATAGAAATGATTTACTTCTTTGTTACTTATTAACAATCTAA
- the tadA gene encoding tRNA adenosine(34) deaminase TadA codes for MLTTEDKAYFMQEAIKEAYKAKEKLEVPIGAVVVLNGKIIGRGHNRREESNDATTHAEMLAIQEANRNLGNWRLEETQLFVTLEPCPMCSGAMILSRVKELYYGASDPKGGTAGTLMNLLTDERFNHQVQIESGLLEQECGELLSNFFRELRKRKKEEKLQRKAKQNKTDGNQV; via the coding sequence ATGTTAACCACAGAAGATAAAGCGTATTTTATGCAAGAAGCGATTAAAGAAGCTTACAAAGCCAAAGAAAAATTAGAAGTTCCCATTGGTGCAGTCGTTGTATTAAATGGAAAAATCATTGGTCGTGGACACAATAGAAGAGAAGAATCGAATGATGCAACGACACACGCTGAAATGTTAGCTATTCAAGAAGCCAATCGAAATTTAGGGAATTGGCGATTGGAAGAAACTCAGTTATTCGTGACATTGGAACCTTGTCCTATGTGTAGTGGCGCAATGATATTATCTCGTGTAAAAGAGCTTTATTATGGAGCTAGTGATCCTAAAGGTGGTACAGCGGGCACATTGATGAATTTACTGACGGATGAACGGTTTAATCATCAAGTTCAAATTGAATCAGGTCTTTTAGAACAAGAATGCGGCGAATTGCTAAGCAACTTTTTCAGAGAATTAAGAAAGCGTAAAAAAGAAGAAAAGTTACAAAGAAAAGCTAAACAAAACAAAACAGACGGTAACCAAGTATAA
- the proC gene encoding pyrroline-5-carboxylate reductase produces MKVGFIGIGNMAGAIIKGMIQNGHTSNQDIYVHNTTPEKLTQFTGETGTQACSSNKELAAKVDVLVLAAKPNVFPSILADIKEEIAAHQPVVVSIAAGTTLQKLSDLLNEGHQTPIIRAMPNLNSQVGEGMTALCGNDYTTPEQLAFVLNMFQAIGETIVLPEKDFSTFTAIAGSSPAFVFLFIDSLARAAVKNGMSKDVATKIAAQAVLGSGKLVLDSKETPWNLIDQVSSPGGTTVEGILTLEDTGFISAITKATQAVITKDQDMMQQ; encoded by the coding sequence ATGAAAGTAGGATTCATTGGTATTGGAAATATGGCTGGTGCCATTATTAAAGGAATGATACAAAATGGACATACCTCGAATCAAGATATTTATGTACACAATACAACTCCAGAAAAATTAACGCAGTTTACTGGTGAAACTGGAACACAAGCTTGTTCATCGAATAAAGAATTAGCAGCAAAAGTTGATGTGTTAGTACTTGCAGCTAAACCTAATGTTTTTCCATCTATTTTAGCAGACATAAAAGAGGAAATTGCTGCTCATCAACCAGTAGTGGTTTCTATTGCTGCTGGAACCACACTTCAAAAGCTATCCGACTTATTGAATGAAGGCCATCAAACGCCTATCATACGAGCAATGCCAAACCTAAACTCACAAGTTGGTGAAGGGATGACTGCCCTTTGTGGAAATGACTATACTACTCCGGAACAGTTAGCATTCGTTTTAAATATGTTCCAAGCGATTGGCGAAACAATTGTATTACCTGAAAAGGACTTTAGTACCTTCACAGCGATTGCTGGGAGTTCACCCGCATTTGTCTTTTTATTTATCGATTCATTAGCAAGAGCCGCTGTAAAAAATGGAATGTCTAAAGACGTAGCAACTAAAATTGCTGCTCAAGCTGTTCTTGGAAGTGGAAAATTAGTATTAGACAGTAAAGAAACACCATGGAATTTGATTGACCAGGTTTCTTCTCCTGGTGGAACAACCGTTGAAGGGATTCTAACCTTAGAAGATACTGGTTTTATATCTGCTATCACTAAAGCGACTCAAGCAGTCATTACAAAAGATCAAGATATGATGCAACAGTAA
- a CDS encoding tocopherol cyclase family protein has protein sequence MFDKIRNPILFQGTLTKKNYFEGWYYKQVSIDEKVSISFIPGVSLVKGDEHSFIQYIYVTLSEQNELVTKTGYIRYRLDEFNYQHKPFSVQIGDNTFTESFVSIQLKDEQVTIQGKLTLNDFQDIKRTVFSPSIMGGFAYIPKMECYHGVISMNHTLKGFLNINNQKIDFTMGKGYIEKDWGTSFPKEYTWIQSNHFKNPSTSLFFSVAHIPFHVITFKGFICALVVKDKEYRFATYNNSKISIKDQKSDTITIFLENKEAELTIKGTITTAGELIAPKEGIMTKVIKEGLSGEVEIFLKDKKSQTVYQDFSKLAGIEIVEP, from the coding sequence ATGTTTGACAAGATACGCAATCCAATTCTTTTTCAAGGCACGTTAACCAAAAAGAACTATTTTGAGGGCTGGTACTATAAACAAGTTTCAATAGACGAAAAAGTCAGTATCAGTTTTATTCCAGGAGTGAGTTTAGTTAAAGGTGATGAGCATAGTTTTATCCAATATATCTATGTAACGTTAAGTGAACAAAATGAGCTAGTTACAAAAACAGGGTATATTCGGTACCGTTTAGATGAATTTAACTACCAACACAAACCATTTTCAGTTCAAATTGGAGATAATACATTCACAGAATCGTTTGTGTCGATCCAACTCAAGGATGAACAGGTAACTATCCAAGGAAAATTAACATTAAATGATTTTCAAGACATAAAAAGGACTGTGTTTTCCCCTTCCATTATGGGTGGGTTTGCCTATATTCCAAAAATGGAGTGCTACCATGGTGTAATCAGTATGAATCATACTTTAAAAGGTTTTTTGAATATAAATAATCAAAAAATTGATTTTACGATGGGGAAAGGCTACATTGAAAAAGACTGGGGTACTTCTTTTCCAAAGGAATACACATGGATACAATCCAATCATTTTAAAAATCCAAGTACTAGTCTCTTTTTTTCAGTAGCACATATTCCATTTCATGTGATAACATTTAAAGGATTTATCTGTGCTCTAGTAGTAAAGGATAAAGAGTACCGATTTGCAACATACAATAACAGTAAAATTTCAATAAAAGATCAAAAAAGTGACACAATAACTATTTTTCTTGAAAATAAAGAAGCTGAACTAACTATCAAAGGCACTATCACAACTGCTGGTGAATTGATTGCTCCAAAAGAGGGCATTATGACTAAAGTGATAAAAGAAGGCTTATCTGGCGAAGTTGAAATTTTTCTGAAGGATAAGAAAAGTCAAACCGTGTACCAAGATTTTAGTAAATTAGCAGGTATAGAAATAGTAGAACCTTAA
- a CDS encoding methylated-DNA--[protein]-cysteine S-methyltransferase, protein MTSDKKKIFYHFFNYELGTLSLAATENGLCFVGSLNEPLSELELGIARIFPKAILIEDDIKLEIYHHQLMEYFTESRTTFTFPIDVDGTLFQQKVWRALKGIPYGETKSYGEIAAQIGQPGSYRAVGTAIGRNPLLIVVPCHRVIHKNGKLSGYRGTVEMKEKLLMLEKTALSRPTMN, encoded by the coding sequence ATGACAAGCGACAAAAAGAAAATCTTTTATCATTTTTTTAATTATGAACTAGGAACGCTTTCTTTAGCTGCAACTGAAAATGGACTGTGTTTTGTAGGATCTTTAAACGAACCCTTGAGTGAACTGGAATTAGGAATCGCAAGAATATTCCCAAAGGCCATTTTAATTGAAGATGACATAAAACTAGAGATATATCATCATCAACTCATGGAATATTTTACGGAATCTAGAACCACGTTTACTTTTCCGATAGATGTTGATGGAACGCTTTTTCAACAAAAAGTATGGAGAGCTTTAAAAGGCATCCCATATGGCGAAACAAAATCATATGGAGAAATCGCTGCTCAAATTGGACAGCCGGGTTCTTATCGAGCTGTAGGAACAGCAATAGGAAGAAATCCATTGTTGATTGTCGTTCCTTGTCATCGAGTGATTCACAAAAATGGGAAATTATCTGGGTACCGAGGAACAGTAGAGATGAAAGAAAAATTATTGATGCTAGAAAAAACTGCTTTAAGTAGGCCCACTATGAACTAA